The following are encoded in a window of Mycobacterium sp. ELW1 genomic DNA:
- a CDS encoding cation diffusion facilitator family transporter, with product MGAGHDHSHGSDTRVSRMLIAAGILTVFFIIELTTALMINSIALLADAGHMLTDLVAMFMGLTAVLLARHGPASAARTYGWHRAEVFTAVANAVLLLGVATFILYEAIDRLGNAPEIPGVPMIVVAIAGLVANLAVVLLLRSQSQESLAVKGAYMEVVADTVGSVGVLIAGIVNVTTHWPYADVVVAVFVAIWVLPRAIGLARAALRILSESSPAHIDVDELRAALAAVDGVTEVHDLHVWTLVPGKDMVTAHLTSTGDSDRVLDDARAVLSARGLEHATVQVEPPGCADDCPGQTDW from the coding sequence ATGGGAGCCGGACACGACCACAGCCACGGCAGTGACACGCGGGTGAGCCGGATGCTGATCGCCGCGGGCATCCTGACCGTGTTCTTCATCATCGAGCTGACCACCGCGTTGATGATCAATTCGATCGCGCTGCTGGCCGACGCCGGACACATGCTGACCGACCTGGTCGCCATGTTCATGGGGTTGACCGCCGTACTGCTGGCCCGCCACGGACCGGCCTCGGCAGCCCGCACCTACGGCTGGCACCGGGCCGAGGTGTTCACCGCCGTGGCCAACGCCGTGCTGCTACTCGGTGTCGCGACGTTCATCCTCTACGAGGCGATCGACCGGCTGGGCAACGCGCCGGAGATCCCCGGCGTCCCGATGATCGTGGTGGCCATCGCCGGCCTGGTCGCCAACCTGGCCGTGGTCCTGCTGCTGCGCTCCCAATCCCAGGAGAGCCTGGCCGTCAAGGGCGCCTACATGGAGGTGGTGGCCGACACCGTCGGCAGCGTCGGTGTGCTGATCGCCGGCATCGTGAACGTGACGACACACTGGCCGTACGCCGACGTGGTGGTTGCGGTGTTCGTCGCGATCTGGGTGCTGCCCAGGGCGATCGGGTTGGCCCGGGCCGCGCTGCGCATCCTGTCCGAATCGTCGCCCGCCCACATCGACGTCGACGAGTTGCGCGCGGCGCTCGCCGCCGTCGACGGCGTCACCGAGGTGCACGATCTGCACGTGTGGACCCTGGTGCCCGGCAAGGACATGGTGACCGCGCACCTGACCAGCACCGGGGACTCCGACCGGGTGCTCGACGACGCCAGGGCCGTGCTGTCCGCCCGCGGGCTAGAGCACGCGACGGTGCAGGTGGAGCCACCCGGATGCGCCGACGACTGCCCCGGCCAGACCGACTGGTGA